A region of Thermoplasmata archaeon DNA encodes the following proteins:
- a CDS encoding ABC transporter ATP-binding protein yields the protein MKDAIRVDGLSKRFGSFVALDCVSLRVKTGEIYGLLGPNGAGKTTLVKILNGIMKPTSGEAYVLGSGVASGKNREKVGYMPQETALYLDNTVHENLLLFGEIYGLENADIQRREKELLEFINLTKWKNVLVTNLSGGMRHRLSLACALIHEPKILFLDEPTVGVDPELRVSFWQYFHKLKKDGTTIFLTTHYMDEAEHCTRVGMMRNGKLIAQGEPDKLKAEIGVKGLEEVFLHYAGGMGK from the coding sequence ATGAAGGATGCAATAAGAGTTGATGGCTTGAGCAAGAGATTCGGAAGCTTTGTGGCCCTCGATTGTGTCAGTTTGAGGGTTAAAACAGGCGAGATTTACGGCTTGCTCGGACCAAATGGTGCCGGTAAGACCACCCTTGTGAAGATTTTGAATGGAATAATGAAGCCCACATCTGGAGAGGCATATGTGCTTGGCAGTGGTGTTGCCTCCGGGAAAAACAGAGAAAAGGTGGGCTATATGCCCCAGGAGACCGCACTTTATCTGGATAACACAGTGCATGAGAATCTTCTGCTGTTTGGTGAGATTTATGGACTTGAGAATGCAGACATCCAGAGGAGGGAAAAGGAACTTCTTGAGTTTATAAATCTGACAAAGTGGAAGAATGTGTTAGTGACAAATTTGAGTGGCGGAATGCGGCATCGCCTTAGCTTAGCATGTGCGTTAATTCACGAACCGAAAATTTTGTTTCTAGATGAGCCAACTGTAGGGGTAGATCCGGAACTACGCGTTTCCTTCTGGCAATATTTTCACAAACTCAAAAAGGATGGAACCACTATTTTTCTTACCACCCATTACATGGACGAGGCAGAACATTGCACCAGGGTAGGGATGATGAGAAACGGTAAGTTGATCGCACAAGGGGAGCCCGACAAACTCAAGGCAGAAATTGGTGTTAAGGGGCTGGAAGAGGTATTTCTTCACTATGCGGGGGGGATGGGAAAATGA
- a CDS encoding aminopeptidase, with the protein MPKTKKKAKKIEEVLLRKKESIWKKASKKDIDNFFKYAEGYKKFMKDAKTERETVAKVVELARANGFRELSEIKEMKPGDRFYEVNKEKMVILGVAGKKSIGEGLNIISAHLDSPRLDLKQLPLYEDGETEIALFKTHYYGGIKKYQWVAFPLAIHGVVYTKDGKKVTIKIGEKEGDPVFIIPDLLPHLARNVQGERKLFDGIKGEELNIIVGSIPVQDEDAKQKVKVAVLDYLNKNYGIVEEDFVSAELEAVPAVAPMDSGFDRSFVLAYGQDDRVCVYTALTALMELKKPDRWCLAVFFDKEEIGSAGNTSATSYFFENFVAKLCAMCSEHHCGCDVKEVLERSKALSGDVDAGVDPTYKEVHDLNNAAKMGHGIVLTKYTGVGGKYSANDAHAEYMGKVRQIFNKAGVAWQSAELGKVDEGGGGTVSKYLAVYNMDIVDCGPAVLSMHAPLEVTSKADLYHTHLAYLAFYENMD; encoded by the coding sequence ATGCCAAAGACAAAGAAAAAAGCAAAGAAGATTGAAGAGGTTTTGCTCAGAAAAAAAGAATCAATCTGGAAAAAAGCTAGTAAAAAGGACATTGATAATTTCTTCAAGTATGCTGAAGGTTATAAGAAATTTATGAAAGATGCGAAAACAGAAAGGGAAACAGTTGCAAAGGTTGTAGAACTTGCAAGAGCCAATGGTTTCAGAGAGCTTTCGGAAATCAAGGAAATGAAACCAGGCGATAGATTTTACGAGGTGAATAAGGAGAAGATGGTGATTTTGGGTGTGGCAGGAAAAAAGAGCATAGGAGAAGGGCTTAACATTATTTCTGCGCATCTGGATTCACCGAGGCTTGACTTAAAACAGCTCCCGCTTTACGAAGATGGCGAGACAGAAATTGCCCTTTTCAAGACCCATTACTATGGTGGAATCAAGAAGTACCAGTGGGTTGCCTTCCCGCTTGCAATCCATGGCGTGGTTTATACAAAAGATGGGAAGAAAGTCACAATTAAAATAGGTGAAAAAGAAGGAGACCCGGTGTTCATCATCCCTGACTTGCTGCCGCACCTCGCAAGAAATGTACAGGGTGAGAGAAAGCTGTTTGATGGAATTAAAGGTGAGGAATTAAACATCATAGTGGGCTCAATTCCAGTGCAGGACGAGGATGCGAAACAGAAGGTGAAGGTGGCTGTGCTAGATTATCTTAACAAGAATTACGGAATTGTGGAAGAGGATTTTGTGTCTGCAGAACTTGAAGCTGTGCCTGCAGTAGCTCCCATGGACTCTGGTTTTGACAGAAGCTTTGTACTTGCCTACGGACAGGATGACAGGGTCTGCGTTTACACTGCACTCACTGCCCTGATGGAACTCAAGAAGCCAGATAGATGGTGTCTTGCAGTTTTCTTTGACAAGGAGGAGATTGGAAGTGCTGGCAATACCAGTGCGACCTCCTATTTCTTTGAGAATTTTGTGGCAAAACTCTGTGCAATGTGTTCAGAACATCACTGCGGCTGCGATGTGAAAGAAGTGCTGGAACGAAGCAAAGCATTGTCTGGTGATGTAGATGCCGGCGTTGATCCCACCTACAAAGAAGTCCATGACCTAAACAATGCTGCAAAGATGGGACATGGCATTGTGCTTACAAAATACACTGGCGTCGGTGGGAAATACAGTGCAAACGATGCCCATGCGGAATACATGGGAAAGGTGAGACAGATATTCAACAAGGCAGGCGTTGCCTGGCAGTCAGCTGAGCTCGGAAAAGTGGATGAAGGAGGTGGCGGCACTGTGTCCAAGTATCTTGCAGTTTACAATATGGACATTGTGGATTGTGGTCCAGCAGTGTTGAGTATGCATGCTCCGCTTGAAGTCACATCTAAGGCAGACCTGTATCACACACATCTTGCCTATCTGGCATTCTACGAAAACATGGACTAA
- the dph2 gene encoding diphthamide biosynthesis enzyme Dph2 has product MSVMRSYIYDTAKLKEWILREKIKKFGVQLPAGILPQASEILEELSVYGEPVLYAEPSFGACDFPEISTLSEVDGLVQLGHAKIPGLATTQKILFLELYSRAEPMPPTGLPGEMGEQICLFTTVQYVKQLQKIATFFEAESKKVHIPEPRNRTIHLGQVLGCDVSAAAACSDTVDSYIFVGDGIFHPMGIAMLTSKPVYRYHLSGRIELIKFDREKFLKAGIGKSFAVQDAKKIGIVVCTKPGQKRIQLAKHLEKILKRHNKATRMLWLNTLTPEILNYTGFDVLISTACPRIALEDYGNYKVTLLTPQEALLGLKEIKNYEIDQFLPEHI; this is encoded by the coding sequence ATGAGCGTTATGCGGTCCTACATCTATGATACAGCAAAACTCAAGGAATGGATTCTGCGAGAAAAAATAAAAAAGTTTGGCGTTCAGTTACCAGCTGGCATCCTCCCTCAAGCTAGCGAAATTCTTGAAGAACTCTCTGTTTACGGTGAACCAGTTCTATATGCAGAGCCCTCATTCGGTGCCTGTGATTTTCCAGAGATAAGCACTCTGTCAGAGGTGGATGGGCTTGTTCAACTTGGACATGCGAAAATACCAGGCCTAGCAACCACTCAGAAAATTCTGTTCCTTGAACTCTACTCCAGAGCAGAGCCGATGCCACCTACTGGATTACCCGGAGAAATGGGAGAGCAAATCTGTCTATTTACGACTGTTCAGTATGTTAAACAACTCCAGAAAATCGCTACATTTTTTGAAGCTGAGAGTAAGAAGGTCCATATCCCTGAACCAAGAAACCGCACAATTCATCTAGGGCAGGTCTTGGGCTGTGATGTGAGTGCTGCTGCAGCATGCTCTGACACAGTGGATTCCTACATTTTTGTTGGCGATGGAATTTTCCATCCAATGGGGATAGCGATGCTCACTTCAAAACCAGTTTACAGGTATCACTTATCTGGAAGAATTGAACTAATAAAATTTGACAGAGAGAAATTTTTGAAGGCAGGCATCGGAAAGAGCTTTGCAGTGCAAGACGCAAAAAAAATTGGAATTGTGGTCTGCACAAAGCCAGGCCAGAAACGAATTCAACTTGCAAAACATCTTGAGAAAATTCTGAAGAGGCATAATAAAGCCACAAGGATGTTGTGGCTCAATACTCTCACACCTGAAATTCTTAATTATACTGGATTTGATGTACTCATCAGCACTGCCTGTCCGAGAATTGCGCTTGAGGACTATGGAAACTATAAAGTAACACTTTTAACACCACAAGAGGCCTTGCTCGGGTTGAAAGAAATAAAAAATTATGAGATTGACCAGTTTTTGCCAGAGCACATTTAG